The genomic window CGATGGACATCCAGAGCGGCAGCCCGGCAGCCGACATGAAGGCCGCCAGCGCGGCGAAGCCGGCCAGCGCGCCAAGCAGCGCGGCGCGGTAGCTCATCGGCTCGTCCGGCTCGCGGCGCCAGCCCGAGCGCGCGGCCTCCCTGGCCACGTGGGCCAGGTGCCGGCGCGCCCCCCACACCGCTAGCAGCGCAACGCCCATGTAGGCCCCGAACGACTGCTCGTTGACGTAGGGGAACTGCGGGCTGTGCTCCTGCCAGCCGTAGAGGCTGCTCACGATTCGCTCCCCGCGCCACATCAAGCAGAAGAACCAGCTCGAGAACAACAGGTCGACGGGCAGCAGAAACCCCAGTCCGATGGCGAACGGGTAGAAGGCGATCACCGTCCCTCCCATCGCGTTCCACGGCGGGTTCGGGAAGTAGGGAGCGATGTCCTGGGCCTTCACCGGGACCGAGGGCAGGCTCGGAAAGAGCACCGCCAGGCCGTTGAGCAGGCTGATGCCACCGGCGAGCGCGAACCCCGCCCACATGGAGCGCTGGCGGTAGAACGCGCCGGAGGGGTCCGTCATCTCCAGGGGCAGCTGAAGGATGGGGTAGCTGAGCTTCTCGTGGCGGATCCACTGGCGCCGCACGAGCACGTTCATGCAGAGCATCACCCACAGGAGCACGAGCGCGAAACCGCCCCAGGCCGCCACCGGTACGAGCCAGGCGCGCACGTGCACCCACTTGTAGGGGTCGGCGCCGCCGGCGTACCATCCCTTCAGGGCGTTGGCGTCGGTCACGTACAGCCAGGTCGGCAGGGACTTGACGAAGAGCTCCTGCCATCCGTTGGAGGCCGTGGCGTAGCGGGTCGGATGCCCGAGCATCGGGAAAAGCACGTCCAGGAAGTCGATGCTTGCCAGGCAGGTGCCGATCGTCAGCATCACGTAGACGACGAGAAGGTCGGCCTGCGAGAGCGCCCAGGAGGGCCGGGCGCGGCGCAGGAGGGCGTTGCCGGCGCCCAGCGCCACCACGAAGCAGATCACGTTGGCGAAGAGCGAGAGCGACGAGGGGTAGGGCCCGAGATACTGGGTGCCGCGCAGCGTGCCGCTCGTGGCCATCTCCATCCGCACAAGCCACAGGGCGTTGATGGGCAGCAACAGCGTGCCGGCCACGAGGGCACGCGCGCGCACTCGGCCGCCGGCTGCGCGCGGTGCGCTGCCGGCAGCGTGTCGCGGGGGCGCCGGCTCTCCGGCGCCCCCGTCGCACGGTATGGCCCCGGGGCGGCTCAGCGCCGCCCCGGGACGGCGATGGGCGGGATTGGGAGCGACTGGCCCCAGTCGAGTGGGTCGGGGAACAGGCTCTCCTGCGTCTGGAGCATCTGCTCCCAGGTGATCTCCTCGCCGGTGTAGGCGGCCGTGCGGCCCATGATGCCCGCCAGCGTGCTCACGCCCATGCGCTCGGCATCGTTGATCGGCCTGCCGTTTCGGATCGAGGCGAACAGCTCATCGTGCTCCACCTGGTACATGTCCTTGCGCGGCCCTGCGTAGGCCCAAGTCGTTTCGCCGGTGATCTTCGGGTTGCCGTGGATGGTGCCCATGCCCCTGGCGCCAGCGATGTAGTCGGAGTTGTCGTTGTACGGACAGGGGATCTGTCGTTGGGCCATCGTGGCGCGAGTGCCGTCCGGCCACTCGTAGAACACGTGGATGTGGTCGTAGATGTTGCCCTCGTTGTTGGGATGGACGCGCCCGCCGGTGGCGACGCACCTGGCGGGCGGCACGTCCTTCATCGCCCAGAGGATCTTGTCGACGCTGTGGCATGCCTGCTCGACGAGTCCGTCGCCGGAGAGCCAGACAAAGTTATACCAGTTACGGATCTGCCACTCGACGTCGCTCATCCCGGACGGCCGCTCGGAGGCCGGCGGCATCGGTTTGACGGGCCCGGTGAGGTAGGTCGCGTGGACGTGGCGCACGGGGCCGATGGCGCCATCGTGGATGCGCGCGTAGAAAGCGCGCCGTGCGGGCTCGTAGCGCCAGCAGAAGCCGGCGACGAACGAGGTGCCCTTCTGCTTCGCGGCGCGTCCGGCCTCCATGGCCGCGCGCACGTTCGGCGCGTCGGTGCCCATCGGCTTCTCGGCGAAGACGTGCTTGCCGGCGGCCACGGCGGCGCGGATCTCACGCGGCCGGAAGCCCGGCGGCGAGGCCAGCAGCACGACGTCCACACCGCTATCGATGACCGCCCTGTAGCAGTCGAGCCCGACGAACCGGCGTTCCTCGGGAACCTGCACGCGGGGCGCCACAGTCGCGTCGCCGTCGGCGCGCAGGGCGGCGATGCTGTTGTCGATCTGGGGCATGAGCACGTCGCCCATCGCCACGATCGTCACGTTCGGGTCGGCGTGCAGCGCCTGCGAGGCCGCGCCGGTTCCGCGTCCGCCGCAGCCGATCAGGCCGACCTTGATCGGGTCGCCGGCGGTGAAGGCCCGCGCGGAGCGCGGCGCCAGCGCGGGAGCCCCGATGGTGCCGGCGACGGCGACCGCGCCCGCGGCCTTGAGGAATCCGCGGC from Chthonomonadales bacterium includes these protein-coding regions:
- a CDS encoding Gfo/Idh/MocA family oxidoreductase gives rise to the protein MNNEEDLTTTRRGFLKAAGAVAVAGTIGAPALAPRSARAFTAGDPIKVGLIGCGGRGTGAASQALHADPNVTIVAMGDVLMPQIDNSIAALRADGDATVAPRVQVPEERRFVGLDCYRAVIDSGVDVVLLASPPGFRPREIRAAVAAGKHVFAEKPMGTDAPNVRAAMEAGRAAKQKGTSFVAGFCWRYEPARRAFYARIHDGAIGPVRHVHATYLTGPVKPMPPASERPSGMSDVEWQIRNWYNFVWLSGDGLVEQACHSVDKILWAMKDVPPARCVATGGRVHPNNEGNIYDHIHVFYEWPDGTRATMAQRQIPCPYNDNSDYIAGARGMGTIHGNPKITGETTWAYAGPRKDMYQVEHDELFASIRNGRPINDAERMGVSTLAGIMGRTAAYTGEEITWEQMLQTQESLFPDPLDWGQSLPIPPIAVPGRR